In Vigna unguiculata cultivar IT97K-499-35 chromosome 3, ASM411807v1, whole genome shotgun sequence, a single genomic region encodes these proteins:
- the LOC114175498 gene encoding ATP-dependent Clp protease proteolytic subunit-related protein 2, chloroplastic isoform X1: MAVAPYTTGSAPRLSSSSNFSVATKLYSGLKLQSPSVSHFIFFLLSFNLYISLFARSSFSIAVSFGAVKPNVTAEFYGKVHKTLQCRYAKHNPSRASIRMMPIGTPKVPYRTPGEGTWQWVDIWNALYRERIIFIGQEIDEEFSNQILATMLYLDSIENSKKLYMYINGPGGDLTPSMAIYDTMQSLQSSVATHCVGFAYNLATFLLAAGEKGHRSTMPLSRIALQSPAGAARGQADDIQNEANELLRIRDYLFNELAKKTGQPVEKITLDLSRMKRFNAQEAVEYGLVDRIVRPPRIKADAPRQDAGTGLG, translated from the exons ATGGCGGTGGCACCCTACACCACTGGTTCTGCACCTCGGCTTTCTTCCTCTTCCAATTTTAG CGTTGCCACGAAACTCTACTCCGGGTTGAAACTTCAATCTCCGAGTGTGTCtcatttcatctttttcttgttaTCTTTCAATCTTTATATTTCTCTGTTTGCCCGCTCATCGTTTTCCATTGCAGTTTCTTTTGGAGCGGTAAAACCTAATGTAACCGCTGAATTTTATGGGAAAGTACACAAGACTCTTCAGTGTCG GTATGCCAAACACAATCCATCAAGGGCGAGTATTCGAATGATGCCCATAGGCACTCCCAAAGTGCCCTATAGGACACCTGGTGAAGGAACTTGGCAATGGGTTGATATATGGAATGCCCTA TATCGAGAACGTATTATCTTCATTGGACAAGAGATAGATGAAGAATTTAGTAACCAAATATTGGCGACTATGCTGTATCTTGACAGTATAGAGAACTCCAAGAAGCTCTATATGTACATAAATGGTCCTGGTGGTGAT CTTACACCAAGCATGGCTATCTATGACACAATGCAGAGCTTGCAAAGTTCTGTAGCCACCCACTGTGTTGGTTTTGCTTATAATCTTGCAACATTTCTCCTTGCTGCTGGTGAAAAG GGTCATCGTTCTACAATGCCTCTATCTAGAATTGCCCTTCAATCTCCAGCTGGAGCTGCTCGTGGACAG GCTGATGACATTCAGAATGAAGCAAATGAACTACTCAGAATCAGAGATTACCTTTTCAATGAGCTGGCTAAGAAAACAGGTCAGCCTGTTGAGAAG ATTACCCTTGACCTGAGCAGGATGAAACGCTTCAACGCACAGGAAGCGGTTGAATATGGACTCGTTGATCGAATTGTCAGGCCGCCACGCATTAAAGCTGACGCTCCTCGACAGGATGCAGGAACAGGCCTTGGTTAA
- the LOC114179526 gene encoding uncharacterized protein LOC114179526 → MTSVSPGHRRKFSGKDPPSSLRAEKHWSGVRRFALTLKVPLDNSESFLRPSKVLVNVSIEKGVGAVQVVISPEDTVADLIKAALASYKKEKRRPFLKNNDPNFYDLHYSSFTLQSLKVDEKLMNLGSRNFFLCSKPTSSSCSEKENTAIDSAFPWMVFVPLLL, encoded by the exons ATGACTTCAGTGTCACCGGGTCATCGGAGAAAATTCTCCGGTAAGGACCCGCCGAGTTCGCTGCGGGCGGAGAAACATTGGAGCGGCGTTCGCAGGTTCGCACTGACGCTGAAGGTTCCGTTGGATAACAGCGAGTCTTTTCTCCGGCCATCTAAGGTGTTGGTGAACGTGAGCATCGAGAAGGGCGTGGGAGCGGTACAGGTGGTTATATCGCCTGAGGACACCGTCGCCGATCTGATAAAGGCGGCGTTGGCTTCTTACAAGAAGGAGAAGAGGAGACCGTTCTTGAAGAACAATGATCCCAACTTCTACGATCTTCATTACTCTTCTTTCACCCTTCAAA GTTTGAAGGTGGATGAAAAGTTAATGAACTTGGGATCAAGGAATTTTTTTCTATGCTCAAAGCCCACCTCTTCTTCTTGCTCTGAGAAAGAGAATACGGCAATTGATTCTGCATTTCCTTGGATGGTGTTCGTTCCTCTCCTGCTTTAG
- the LOC114176702 gene encoding protein cornichon homolog 4-like: MADIFAWLISFFILIALIVLVIYQLMCLADLEFDYINPYDSASRINKVVLPEYIIVGVLCSFYLVTGHWFMALFCAPYIYYNVRLYRQGTHLIDVTEIFNLLPKEKKQRLVKLFYLVFILFLSLFWMIYTSLEDHDD, encoded by the exons ATGGCTGATATCTTTGCGTGGCTCATCTCCTTCTTTATCCTTATTGCCTTAATTGTACTCGTCATTTATCAG TTAATGTGCCTGGCAGACCTTGAATTTGATTATATAAATCCATATGATTCCGCATCTCGAATAAACAAAGTGGTATTGCCTGAATACATTATAGTAGGTGTTCTATGCAGCTTCTACCTCGTCACAGGGCATTGGTTCATGGCACTGTTCTGCGCTCCGTACATCTACTACAACGTGAGACT GTATAGACAAGGAACTCATCTGATTGATGTTACAGAGATATTCAACTTGCTCCCTAAGGAAAAGAAGCAACGGCTTGTCAAACTCTTCTATCTTGTTTTTATCCTTTTCCTATCCTTATTTTG GATGATCTACACATCTTTGGAAGATCATGATGATTGA
- the LOC114175498 gene encoding ATP-dependent Clp protease proteolytic subunit-related protein 2, chloroplastic isoform X2: MAVAPYTTGSAPRLSSSSNFSVATKLYSGLKLQSPISFGAVKPNVTAEFYGKVHKTLQCRYAKHNPSRASIRMMPIGTPKVPYRTPGEGTWQWVDIWNALYRERIIFIGQEIDEEFSNQILATMLYLDSIENSKKLYMYINGPGGDLTPSMAIYDTMQSLQSSVATHCVGFAYNLATFLLAAGEKGHRSTMPLSRIALQSPAGAARGQADDIQNEANELLRIRDYLFNELAKKTGQPVEKITLDLSRMKRFNAQEAVEYGLVDRIVRPPRIKADAPRQDAGTGLG; the protein is encoded by the exons ATGGCGGTGGCACCCTACACCACTGGTTCTGCACCTCGGCTTTCTTCCTCTTCCAATTTTAG CGTTGCCACGAAACTCTACTCCGGGTTGAAACTTCAATCTCCGA TTTCTTTTGGAGCGGTAAAACCTAATGTAACCGCTGAATTTTATGGGAAAGTACACAAGACTCTTCAGTGTCG GTATGCCAAACACAATCCATCAAGGGCGAGTATTCGAATGATGCCCATAGGCACTCCCAAAGTGCCCTATAGGACACCTGGTGAAGGAACTTGGCAATGGGTTGATATATGGAATGCCCTA TATCGAGAACGTATTATCTTCATTGGACAAGAGATAGATGAAGAATTTAGTAACCAAATATTGGCGACTATGCTGTATCTTGACAGTATAGAGAACTCCAAGAAGCTCTATATGTACATAAATGGTCCTGGTGGTGAT CTTACACCAAGCATGGCTATCTATGACACAATGCAGAGCTTGCAAAGTTCTGTAGCCACCCACTGTGTTGGTTTTGCTTATAATCTTGCAACATTTCTCCTTGCTGCTGGTGAAAAG GGTCATCGTTCTACAATGCCTCTATCTAGAATTGCCCTTCAATCTCCAGCTGGAGCTGCTCGTGGACAG GCTGATGACATTCAGAATGAAGCAAATGAACTACTCAGAATCAGAGATTACCTTTTCAATGAGCTGGCTAAGAAAACAGGTCAGCCTGTTGAGAAG ATTACCCTTGACCTGAGCAGGATGAAACGCTTCAACGCACAGGAAGCGGTTGAATATGGACTCGTTGATCGAATTGTCAGGCCGCCACGCATTAAAGCTGACGCTCCTCGACAGGATGCAGGAACAGGCCTTGGTTAA